A region from the Pyramidobacter piscolens W5455 genome encodes:
- the hisC gene encoding histidinol-phosphate transaminase: MSRFFSSKYAGLIPYVPGEQPRSQEFIKLNTNESPFPPSSRALRAAAEAARRLNLYSDPECRALNAKLAEVYHLAPEEVLCTNGSDEILNFAFMAFCDAGHPAAFPNVTYGFYKVLAALNGVPCEEIPLREDFSVNVSDYVGLNKTIFIANPNAPTGLALPLADVERLVRGNPGSVVVVDEAYVDFGGESALPLIHKYDNLLVTMTFSKSRSMAGARLGFGAACKELIADLNAIKYATNPYNVNGMTMAAGIGALEDEEYTRANCRAVMETREDVTAALREMGFELGDSKANFVFPRHPKIDGHKLYEELRARGILVRHFDTPLLARHNRITIGSREQMNRLLDTLGTILEEC, encoded by the coding sequence ATGAGCCGCTTTTTCAGCAGCAAATACGCCGGGCTGATCCCCTACGTGCCGGGCGAACAGCCGCGCAGCCAGGAGTTCATCAAGCTGAATACGAACGAATCGCCTTTTCCGCCTTCCTCGCGAGCCCTCCGCGCCGCCGCGGAGGCCGCGCGCCGGTTGAACCTCTACTCCGACCCCGAGTGCCGCGCCTTGAACGCGAAACTGGCCGAAGTCTACCATCTCGCGCCCGAAGAGGTCCTGTGCACCAACGGTTCCGACGAGATCCTCAACTTCGCCTTCATGGCCTTCTGCGACGCCGGGCACCCCGCCGCCTTCCCCAACGTCACCTACGGTTTTTACAAGGTCCTCGCGGCGCTGAACGGCGTGCCGTGCGAAGAGATTCCGCTGCGCGAAGACTTTTCTGTGAACGTGAGCGACTACGTCGGCCTGAACAAAACCATCTTCATCGCCAATCCCAACGCTCCCACGGGGCTGGCCCTGCCGCTCGCCGACGTCGAACGCCTCGTCAGGGGCAATCCCGGCAGCGTCGTCGTCGTCGACGAGGCCTACGTCGACTTCGGCGGCGAAAGCGCGCTGCCGCTGATCCACAAGTACGACAATCTGCTCGTGACCATGACGTTTTCCAAGTCGCGCTCCATGGCCGGAGCCCGCCTCGGCTTCGGTGCCGCGTGCAAGGAGCTGATCGCCGACCTGAACGCGATCAAATACGCCACCAATCCCTACAACGTCAACGGCATGACCATGGCCGCCGGCATCGGCGCGCTGGAAGACGAGGAATACACGCGCGCCAACTGCCGCGCCGTCATGGAGACGCGCGAGGACGTCACCGCCGCGCTACGCGAAATGGGCTTTGAACTTGGCGACTCGAAGGCCAATTTCGTGTTTCCCCGCCATCCCAAAATCGACGGTCACAAGCTCTACGAGGAACTGCGCGCCCGCGGCATCCTCGTGCGCCATTTCGACACGCCGCTGCTGGCCCGGCACAACCGCATCACCATCGGCAGCCGCGAGCAGATGAACCGCCTGCTGGACACGCTTGGAACTATTTTGGAGGAATGCTGA
- the hisB gene encoding imidazoleglycerol-phosphate dehydratase HisB, with protein MRHAEIIRQTAETDIALRLELDGTGQSEIDSGVGFLDHMLTLLARHGRFDLKLTCRGDTSVDDHHSVEDIGICLGRAFAQALGEKRGISRYGFCALPMDEALILAAVDFSGRACLGYDLPVRAQKVGTFDTELVQEFWQAFARCAGCSLHLRRLAGGNSHHIIEGAFKAAARSLRQAVAIEADCADEIPSTKGVL; from the coding sequence ATGCGTCATGCCGAAATCATCCGCCAGACCGCCGAGACCGACATCGCCCTGAGGCTGGAACTTGACGGCACGGGACAAAGCGAGATCGACAGCGGCGTGGGCTTTCTGGACCACATGCTGACGCTGCTGGCGCGGCACGGCCGTTTCGATCTGAAGCTGACCTGCCGCGGCGACACGAGCGTGGACGACCATCACAGCGTCGAAGACATCGGCATCTGTCTCGGCCGGGCCTTTGCGCAGGCGCTTGGCGAAAAGCGCGGCATCTCGCGCTACGGGTTCTGCGCCCTGCCCATGGACGAAGCTCTGATCCTCGCCGCCGTGGATTTCTCCGGACGCGCGTGCCTCGGTTACGACCTGCCGGTCCGTGCGCAAAAGGTGGGCACGTTCGACACCGAGCTGGTGCAGGAATTCTGGCAGGCTTTCGCGCGCTGCGCCGGCTGCTCCCTGCATCTGCGCCGGCTGGCCGGCGGCAACTCGCATCACATCATCGAGGGCGCGTTCAAGGCGGCGGCCCGCAGTCTGCGTCAGGCCGTGGCCATCGAGGCCGATTGCGCCGACGAGATCCCGTCCACCAAGGGGGTGCTCTGA
- the hisH gene encoding imidazole glycerol phosphate synthase subunit HisH encodes MIAIVDYGVGNLFSLRSSFAALGAEATVTADASELRRAEKIILPGVGAFGDAADKLRASGLDRPLLDEAASGKPLLGICLGMQLLFDAGFEYGEHAGLGLIPGEVRAIAEAVPPGLKIPHIGWNALKFRKPTPLFKYVKEGDCVYFVHSFAARGCDDYVTAETEYGAWLTAAVARDNVFGCQFHPEKSGSVGLDILRAFCELEGSSC; translated from the coding sequence GTGATCGCCATCGTCGATTACGGCGTGGGCAACCTCTTTTCGCTGCGCAGCTCGTTCGCGGCCCTCGGCGCGGAAGCGACCGTCACGGCCGACGCGTCTGAACTACGCCGTGCGGAAAAGATCATCCTGCCCGGCGTCGGCGCCTTCGGCGACGCCGCCGACAAATTGCGCGCCTCGGGGCTCGACCGTCCTCTGCTGGACGAGGCCGCCTCCGGCAAGCCGCTTCTGGGCATCTGCCTCGGCATGCAGCTGTTGTTCGACGCAGGTTTCGAGTACGGCGAACACGCCGGGCTCGGTCTGATTCCCGGCGAAGTCCGCGCCATCGCCGAAGCGGTCCCGCCGGGACTGAAGATCCCCCACATCGGCTGGAACGCTCTGAAATTCAGAAAACCGACGCCGCTGTTCAAGTACGTCAAAGAGGGCGACTGCGTCTACTTCGTGCACTCGTTCGCCGCGCGGGGCTGCGACGACTACGTCACGGCCGAGACCGAATACGGCGCCTGGCTGACGGCGGCGGTCGCACGGGACAACGTGTTCGGCTGCCAGTTCCATCCCGAAAAGAGCGGCTCCGTCGGCCTCGACATTCTGCGCGCTTTCTGCGAGCTGGAAGGTTCCTCATGCTGA
- the hisA gene encoding 1-(5-phosphoribosyl)-5-[(5-phosphoribosylamino)methylideneamino]imidazole-4-carboxamide isomerase encodes MLIYPAIDLYAGQAVRLQRGDYARMTVYSDRPETVAADFAAQGARQLHLIDLEGAKNGGTPNLETIVAVKKSSGLFCQVGGGIRSMDAIVAYLDAGVDRVILGTAAATQAHFAARAVARYGARIAVGVDIKDGFAAVKGWTEKSPLKAFEFCRRMQSDGVSTLICTDISRDGMMQGTNVALYKTLSTELKMRIIASGGVSSLDDVRRLAALGLYGAIIGKACYTKAISIAAAIEVTQ; translated from the coding sequence ATGCTGATCTATCCGGCCATCGACCTTTACGCCGGCCAAGCGGTCCGGCTGCAGCGCGGCGATTACGCGCGGATGACCGTTTACAGCGACCGCCCCGAAACCGTCGCCGCCGATTTCGCCGCCCAGGGGGCGAGACAGCTTCATCTGATCGACCTCGAAGGCGCCAAAAACGGCGGCACTCCCAACCTCGAGACGATCGTCGCCGTCAAAAAAAGTTCCGGCCTGTTCTGTCAGGTGGGCGGCGGCATCCGCAGCATGGACGCGATCGTCGCGTATCTGGACGCCGGCGTCGATCGCGTCATCCTCGGCACGGCCGCGGCGACCCAGGCGCATTTCGCGGCCCGGGCCGTCGCACGATACGGCGCGCGCATCGCCGTGGGCGTGGACATCAAAGACGGCTTTGCAGCCGTCAAAGGCTGGACGGAAAAATCGCCGCTGAAAGCTTTCGAGTTCTGTCGGCGCATGCAGTCCGACGGCGTTTCCACGCTGATCTGCACCGACATCTCACGTGACGGCATGATGCAGGGGACGAACGTGGCGCTGTACAAGACTCTTTCGACCGAACTGAAAATGCGGATCATCGCCTCCGGCGGCGTCTCGTCGCTGGACGACGTCAGGCGGCTGGCCGCGCTGGGACTGTACGGCGCGATCATCGGCAAGGCCTGTTACACGAAAGCGATTTCCATCGCGGCAGCGATCGAGGTGACCCAATGA
- the hisF gene encoding imidazole glycerol phosphate synthase subunit HisF translates to MIAKRIIPCLDVKDGRVVKGVNFAGLHDVSSPPDLAQFYSSCGADELVFYDITASPDGRKLFTEILRETARRVFIPLTVGGGISAVADFERALCCGADKVSVNSGAIARPQLIREAAALYGNQCVVLSVDVKRVDGAFHVFARGGRDDTGMDAVAWITRCVGDGAGEVVVNSIDTDGAKKGFDLEMLAAVCEAVSVPVIASGGAGSVGDFITLFKTLPKVDAGLAASIFHFGEVKIADLKAEMARNHIPVRL, encoded by the coding sequence ATGATTGCCAAACGAATCATCCCCTGTCTCGACGTCAAGGACGGACGCGTCGTCAAGGGCGTCAACTTTGCGGGGCTTCACGACGTGTCGTCGCCGCCCGATCTGGCACAATTCTACAGTTCCTGCGGCGCCGACGAGCTGGTGTTTTACGACATTACCGCGTCGCCGGACGGACGCAAGCTTTTCACGGAAATCCTGCGCGAGACGGCGCGCCGCGTTTTCATCCCGCTCACCGTCGGCGGCGGCATCAGCGCCGTGGCCGACTTCGAACGCGCGCTCTGCTGCGGCGCCGACAAAGTCAGCGTCAACAGCGGCGCCATCGCGCGCCCGCAACTGATCCGCGAAGCGGCGGCACTGTACGGCAACCAGTGCGTCGTGCTCTCCGTCGACGTCAAACGCGTGGACGGCGCTTTTCACGTGTTCGCCCGCGGCGGGCGCGACGATACCGGCATGGACGCCGTCGCATGGATCACGCGCTGCGTCGGCGACGGCGCCGGCGAAGTGGTGGTCAACTCCATCGACACCGACGGCGCGAAAAAGGGATTCGATCTGGAAATGCTCGCCGCCGTCTGCGAAGCCGTATCGGTCCCCGTGATCGCTTCCGGCGGGGCCGGCAGCGTCGGCGACTTCATCACGCTGTTCAAAACGCTGCCCAAGGTCGACGCCGGGCTGGCGGCGTCCATCTTTCATTTCGGCGAGGTGAAGATCGCCGACCTCAAGGCGGAAATGGCCCGAAACCACATCCCCGTCAGGCTTTGA
- the hisIE gene encoding bifunctional phosphoribosyl-AMP cyclohydrolase/phosphoribosyl-ATP diphosphatase HisIE translates to MISIDELKFDEKGLIPAIVVDAATKRVLTLAYMNRESLAISMAKGLTCFWSRSRRRLWLKGESSGNCQHIVSITADCDKDALLVMVDPDGPACHLGTDSCFANPLWRSESRGEFSLEDLMRLIASRKTEKKENSYTAYLFEKGLDKILKKVGEESTEVIIAAKAEDTKETVYEIADLAYHVLVLMIQAGISLDDVMHELASRHVIDRKVKQEKMTS, encoded by the coding sequence ATGATTTCCATCGACGAACTGAAATTCGACGAAAAGGGACTGATCCCCGCGATCGTGGTCGACGCGGCCACAAAGCGCGTGCTCACGCTGGCCTACATGAACCGCGAGAGCCTGGCGATCAGCATGGCCAAAGGGCTGACCTGTTTCTGGAGCCGTTCGCGCCGGCGTCTGTGGCTCAAGGGCGAAAGCAGCGGCAACTGCCAGCACATCGTCTCCATCACGGCCGACTGCGACAAAGACGCGCTGCTCGTCATGGTCGATCCCGACGGGCCGGCCTGTCATCTCGGCACGGATTCGTGTTTCGCAAACCCTCTCTGGCGGAGCGAGAGCCGCGGCGAATTCTCGCTGGAAGATCTGATGCGGCTCATTGCCTCCCGCAAAACCGAGAAGAAGGAAAATTCCTACACTGCGTATCTGTTCGAGAAGGGGCTCGACAAGATTCTCAAGAAAGTCGGCGAGGAATCCACCGAGGTGATCATCGCCGCCAAAGCGGAGGACACGAAAGAGACCGTCTACGAGATCGCCGACCTCGCCTACCACGTGCTGGTGCTGATGATCCAGGCGGGGATCTCGCTCGACGACGTCATGCATGAGCTTGCTTCGCGGCATGTCATCGATCGCAAGGTGAAGCAGGAGAAAATGACCTCATGA
- a CDS encoding histidinol-phosphatase: MIREDFHVHTTFCDGEDRAETVVQAAVAMGMTRLGFSGHSHTPCDESYCMSAAGTAAYRSEIAALREKYRQRLAICCGIEQDYFADLPAGDYDYVIGSVHYLKIGGDYVPVDGDPEIFQKAAQEYFGGDFYAMAELYYRQEADVVGRTRADLIGHFDLIAKFNEGGRFFDESHPRYVRAATEALDALLETGRPFEVNSGAISRGWRTTPYPSPPLLKRIAAKGGRVVLSSDSHRAATLCYRFDECERLCASMGLKPERFLLRR; encoded by the coding sequence ATGATCCGCGAGGACTTTCACGTCCATACGACGTTCTGCGACGGCGAAGACCGCGCCGAGACCGTCGTTCAGGCCGCCGTCGCCATGGGCATGACGCGGCTGGGCTTCTCCGGCCACAGCCACACGCCCTGCGACGAATCGTACTGCATGTCCGCGGCGGGGACCGCCGCCTACAGGAGCGAGATCGCGGCGCTGCGCGAAAAGTACCGGCAGCGGCTGGCCATCTGTTGCGGCATCGAGCAGGATTATTTCGCCGATCTGCCCGCCGGCGACTACGACTATGTCATCGGCTCGGTGCATTATCTGAAGATCGGCGGCGATTATGTGCCGGTCGACGGGGATCCCGAAATTTTCCAGAAGGCCGCCCAAGAATATTTCGGCGGCGACTTTTACGCGATGGCCGAACTGTACTACCGGCAGGAAGCCGACGTGGTCGGCCGCACTCGCGCCGATCTGATCGGCCATTTCGACCTGATCGCGAAATTCAACGAGGGCGGACGGTTTTTCGACGAAAGTCATCCGCGCTACGTCCGCGCCGCCACCGAAGCCCTTGACGCCCTGCTGGAAACGGGACGGCCTTTCGAGGTCAACAGCGGCGCCATCTCCCGCGGCTGGCGTACGACGCCTTATCCGTCGCCGCCGCTGCTGAAACGCATCGCCGCCAAAGGCGGCCGCGTCGTTCTGTCCAGCGACAGTCACCGCGCCGCCACGCTGTGCTACAGGTTCGACGAGTGCGAACGGCTCTGTGCATCCATGGGGCTGAAACCGGAGCGATTTCTTCTTCGGCGGTGA
- the mutM gene encoding bifunctional DNA-formamidopyrimidine glycosylase/DNA-(apurinic or apyrimidinic site) lyase translates to MPELPEVEMVKNVTAPQIRGRRIEKVALERRDVIAHPAPDDFVELVTGRAVTGMGRRGKFLRFFLDDGAEMVLHLRMTGRLLVVPPEFPAEKHTRAVFSLSGRLQLRFADLRRFGRFWLLQKGEKDCTGMDKLGPEPFDAGLTSVWLKERLGASRRAVKTCLLDQRVVAGIGNIYGDEILFAARIRPTRAASSLSRPEWERLTRAIREVMRFHVEQIDVSAEEFLRGRGTEYRNTPLLKVYGRDGDPCPVCGATLQRAVVGGRSSVFCPRCQKRRETKVPSLRQGAAEKMKDVR, encoded by the coding sequence ATGCCTGAACTGCCGGAGGTCGAAATGGTAAAGAACGTGACGGCGCCGCAAATCCGCGGACGCCGCATCGAAAAAGTGGCGCTGGAACGTCGCGACGTGATCGCCCACCCGGCGCCGGACGATTTCGTCGAACTCGTGACGGGGCGCGCGGTGACGGGAATGGGACGGCGCGGCAAATTCCTGCGCTTCTTCCTCGACGACGGCGCCGAGATGGTGTTGCACCTGCGCATGACAGGGCGGCTGCTGGTCGTGCCGCCGGAATTTCCCGCGGAGAAGCACACGCGCGCCGTTTTTTCGCTGAGCGGGCGTCTGCAACTGCGCTTTGCCGACCTGCGCCGCTTCGGCCGCTTCTGGCTGCTGCAAAAGGGCGAGAAAGACTGCACCGGCATGGACAAACTCGGTCCGGAGCCCTTCGACGCCGGGCTGACCTCCGTCTGGCTGAAAGAGCGGCTGGGCGCTTCCCGACGTGCCGTCAAGACCTGCCTGCTCGACCAGCGCGTCGTCGCCGGCATCGGCAACATTTACGGCGACGAAATCCTTTTCGCCGCGCGGATCCGGCCGACGCGCGCCGCGTCCTCGCTGAGCCGCCCCGAATGGGAGCGCCTGACGCGGGCGATCCGCGAGGTGATGCGTTTTCACGTGGAGCAGATCGACGTTTCGGCGGAAGAATTTCTGCGCGGACGCGGCACGGAATACCGCAACACGCCGTTGCTGAAAGTTTACGGGCGCGACGGCGATCCCTGCCCCGTCTGCGGCGCGACGTTGCAGCGCGCCGTCGTCGGCGGCCGTTCCAGCGTGTTTTGTCCGCGCTGCCAGAAGCGGAGGGAAACAAAAGTGCCTTCGCTGCGGCAAGGAGCGGCGGAAAAAATGAAGGACGTTCGATGA